From Bombus vancouverensis nearcticus chromosome 15, iyBomVanc1_principal, whole genome shotgun sequence, the proteins below share one genomic window:
- the LOC117166395 gene encoding xaa-Pro aminopeptidase ApepP isoform X1 has translation MAQRSGVTKLAKLRKLMEAVQIGGLKGKGIQALVVSSDDAHQSEYLREYDKRIRFISGFTGSFGTAIITQNKAILWTDGRYYMQALAEFDPPEAWTLMKEGLLDTPTRAAWLISNLPPKSTIGADPNLISYTEWAVLHTSLAAAGHCLMPLEENLIDKVWGDEQPAPTTNVVLPQPLQFSGCSAGKKVKMCREVMNKNNVKVLVISALDEVAYILNLRGSDIPYNPVFFAYIILTLDDLHLFIDKNKLAEEAQQQLISEEVNAVYHPYGDIHDFLRKIASSYANDDKIWISNGSSYALHADCGEAKKHTKITPISVMKAIKNNTEIEGMKAAHIRDSVALIKYFAWLEDQVKNKENTITEISGATQLEKFRQEQEHFIGLSFPTISSVGPHGAIIHYLPTPKTNVPITDKEIYLCDSGAQYRDGTTDVTRTLHFGNPTSFERECFTRVFKGQCRLSSTIFPLMIQGNYLDTLARENLWSVGLNYLHGTGHGIGSYLNVHEGPIGISWKPYPDDPGLQPGMFLSNGTKLKYCLSLHVHMYILIMSLNVVKLLEPGYYEDEKFGIRLENIELVVKANTPYNHKNRGFLTFETVTLVPIQTKLLDVSLLTDNEIQYLNNYHTKCLNTLKPLLQGPENAQALKWLERETKSLIK, from the exons ATGGCACAAAGAAGTGGTGTTACTAAATTAGCTAAGCTTCGAAAATTAATGGAAGCTGTTCAAATAGGTGGTCTTAAAGGGAAAGGTATTCAAGCCTTAGTTGTAAGTTCAGATGATGCACATCAATCAGAATATTTAAGAGAGTATGATAAAAGGATTCGTTTCATAAGTGGTTTCACTGGTTCTTTTGGAACTGCAATTATTACACAAAATAAAGCTATACTGTGGACTGATGGAAGATACTATATGCAAGCTTTAGCAGAATTCGATCCACCAGAGGCATGGACTTTAATGAAAGAAGGTTTATTAGATACTCCAACCAGAGCTGCATGGTTAATTTCTAATCTACCTCCCAAGTCTACTATTGGGGCTGATCCTAATTTAATAAGTTACACAGAATGGGCAGTATTACATACCAGTTTAGCTGCTGCTGGTCATTGTTTGATGCCTCTTGAGGAAAATTTAATTGACAAAGTTTGGGGTGATGAACAACCTGCACCTACAACTAATGTTGTTTTACCTCAGCCATTGCAATTTTCTGGATGTAGTGCAGGAAAAAAAGTGAAAATGTGTAGAGAAGTAATGAACAAAAACAATGTGAAAGTACTTGTAATCTCAGCTTTAGACGAAGTAGCATACATTCTAAATTTAAGAGGATCTGATATACCTTACAACCCTGTTTTCTTTGCATATATCATTCTTACATTAGACGATTTACACTTATTCATTGATAAAAACAAACTTGCAGAGGAAGCTCAGCAACAATTAATTAGTGAAGAAGTAAATGCAGTTTATCATCCGTATGGAGATATACATGATTTTTTGAGAAAGATTGCAAGTTCATATGCAAATGATGACAAAATATGGATAAGTAATGGTTCTAGTTATGCTTTACATGCTGACTGTGGAGAAGCGAAAAAGCATACAAAAATTACCCCGATAAGCGTTATgaaagcaataaaaaataatactgaAATAGAAGGAATGAAAGCGGCGCACATACGAGATTCAGTTGCACTCATAAAATACTTTGCTTGGTTGGAAGATCAGGTTAAGAATAAGGAAAATACTATCACAGAAATATCTGGAGCGACTCAACTTGAAAAATTTAGACA GGAGCAGGAACATTTTATTGGGCTCAGTTTTCCTACAATATCTTCAGTTGGGCCACATGGAGCAATAATTCATTATCTACCAACACCAAAAACAAATGTGCCAATTACAGACAAAGAAATTTATCTTTGCGATTCTGGTGCACAATATCGAGATGGTACCACAGATGTTACAAGAACATTGCACTTTGGTAATCCAACGAGTTTCGAGCGCGAATGTTTTACAAGAGTATTTAAAGGACAATGTCGCCTTTCATCGACCATTTTTCCTTTAATGATACAGGGAAATTATCTCGATACGCTTGCTCGGGAAAATTTATGGAGTGTTGG TCTTAATTATCTTCACGGTACCGGACATGGAATAGGTTCGTATCTAAATGTTCACGAAGGACCAATTGGTATTTCTTGGAAACCATATCCTGATGATCCAGGTTTACAACCTGGGATGTTTCTATCAAATGGTACAAAGTTAAAGTATTGTTTGTCattacacgtacatatgtatattctaaTAATGTCATTAAATGTGGTAAAATTATTAGAACCAGGATACTATGAGGATGAGAAATTTGGCATTAGgttggaaaatatagaattagTAGTAAAGGCAAACACACCCTACAATCACAAGAATCGTGGCTTTCTTACATTTGAAACTGTTACACTGGTGCCTATACAGACTAAGCTACTTGATGTATCCTTATTAACAGATAATGAG ATTCAATATCTAAATAATTATCATACAAAATGTTTGAATACTCTAAAACCTCTATTACAAGGGCCAGAAAATGCTCAAGCACTCAAGTGGCTAGAGAGAGAAACTAAATctcttataaaataa
- the LOC117166397 gene encoding heme A synthase COX15 translates to MLYLTRYCISTITRNGITKFLPIKQNLYTYTPKSAVTNSTLTLIRRNVILHKDLLKNGGIIAKGFSTKSAEKSNKTVGKWLLTCSGMVFVAVVLGGITRLTESGLSMVTWKLLGEKMPTTEIQWHAEFERYKQFPEYKINNQNMTLEEFKRIWWMEYLHRMWGRLIGAVFIIPATYFWTKGMLTPGMKIRVAVLGSLIGLQGLMGWYMVKSGLEDRFVEPSDVPRVSQYRLAAHLGMAFIIYTGFLYNALDYLVPAQKLNLDHSNVDISNLKSKLKRFRMLVHSTKGLVFFTALSGAFVAGMDAGLIYNTFPKMANKWIPDDVFTLSPLLKNFTENPTTVQFDHRILGITTLSLITYIAIASRKYKLPGNAKKAIVAVLCAGYLQVLLGISTLVHHVPLPLAASHQSGSLIVLSTMIWLTHELKYLKYVLK, encoded by the exons ATGTTGTATCTAACAAGGTATTGCATATCAACAATAACAAGAAACGGTATAACAAAATTTCTACCAATTAAACaaaatctatatacatatactccAAAATCAGCAGTTACAAATTCAACCCTTACTCTTATAAGAAGGAATGTCATTTTGCATAAG GATTTACTTAAAAATGGTGGCATCATAGCAAAAGGTTTCTCAACAAAATCAGctgaaaaatcaaataaaactgTAGGCAAATGGCTCTTAACTTGCAGTGGCATGGTTTTTGTAGCTGTTGTTCTAG GGGGTATAACAAGACTTACAGAGTCAGGTTTATCTATGGTTACTTGGAAATTACTTGGTGAAAAAATGCCTACTACTGAAATTCAATGGCATGCAGAATTTGAACGTTACAAACAATTTCCTGAATATAAAAT CAATAATCAAAATATGACGTTGGAGGAATTTAAACGTATTTGGTGGATGGAATATTTACATAGAATGTGGGGACGTTTGATAGGTGCTGTATTCATAATTCCAGCAACTTATTTCTGGACGAAAGGTATGCTAACACCAGGCATGAAGATCAGGGTAGCTGTTTTGGGTTCGTTAATTGGCTTACAAGGACTTATGGGTTGGTACATGGTTAAATCGGGTTTGGAAGATCGTTTCGTGGAACCATCAGATGTACCACGCGTCTCACAATATCGCTTGGCTGCTCATTTAGGAATggcatttattatatatacaggaTTTTTGTACAATGCTCTAGATTATTTAGTTCCTGCTCAGAAATTAAATCTTGATCATTCAAATGTTGATATTAGTAATCTGAAGTCGAAGCTAAAGAGATTCAGAATGTTAGTTCACTCGACAAAGGGATTGGTCTTTTTTACTGCTTTGTCGGGAGCTTTCGTTGCAGGGATGGATGCAGgtcttatttataatacatttCCGAAAATGGCAAATAAGTGGATACCGGATGATGTATTCACGTTATCACCTCTACTAAAAAATTTTACGGAAAATCCAACTACTGTACAATTCGATCATAGAATATTG GGTATCACAACTTTATCATTAATAACTTACATTGCAATTGCATCTCGTAAATATAAACTTCCTGGTAATGCAAAAAAAGCTATTGTAGCTGTGCTCTGTGCTGGCTATTTGCAAGTACTACTAGGAATTTCAACATTAGTACATCATGTGCCCTTACCATTAGCTGCATCTCATCAATCTGGCAGTCTTATTGTTTTAAGTACAATGATATGGTTGACTCatgaattgaaatatttaaaatatgtcttaaaataa
- the LOC117166395 gene encoding xaa-Pro aminopeptidase ApepP isoform X2, with translation MAQRSGVTKLAKLRKLMEAVQIGGLKGKGIQALVVSSDDAHQSEYLREYDKRIRFISGFTGSFGTAIITQNKAILWTDGRYYMQALAEFDPPEAWTLMKEGLLDTPTRAAWLISNLPPKSTIGADPNLISYTEWAVLHTSLAAAGHCLMPLEENLIDKVWGDEQPAPTTNVVLPQPLQFSGCSAGKKVKMCREVMNKNNVKVLVISALDEVAYILNLRGSDIPYNPVFFAYIILTLDDLHLFIDKNKLAEEAQQQLISEEVNAVYHPYGDIHDFLRKIASSYANDDKIWISNGSSYALHADCGEAKKHTKITPISVMKAIKNNTEIEGMKAAHIRDSVALIKYFAWLEDQVKNKENTITEISGATQLEKFRQEQEHFIGLSFPTISSVGPHGAIIHYLPTPKTNVPITDKEIYLCDSGAQYRDGTTDVTRTLHFGNPTSFERECFTRVFKGQCRLSSTIFPLMIQGNYLDTLARENLWSVGLNYLHGTGHGIGSYLNVHEGPIGISWKPYPDDPGLQPGMFLSNEPGYYEDEKFGIRLENIELVVKANTPYNHKNRGFLTFETVTLVPIQTKLLDVSLLTDNEIQYLNNYHTKCLNTLKPLLQGPENAQALKWLERETKSLIK, from the exons ATGGCACAAAGAAGTGGTGTTACTAAATTAGCTAAGCTTCGAAAATTAATGGAAGCTGTTCAAATAGGTGGTCTTAAAGGGAAAGGTATTCAAGCCTTAGTTGTAAGTTCAGATGATGCACATCAATCAGAATATTTAAGAGAGTATGATAAAAGGATTCGTTTCATAAGTGGTTTCACTGGTTCTTTTGGAACTGCAATTATTACACAAAATAAAGCTATACTGTGGACTGATGGAAGATACTATATGCAAGCTTTAGCAGAATTCGATCCACCAGAGGCATGGACTTTAATGAAAGAAGGTTTATTAGATACTCCAACCAGAGCTGCATGGTTAATTTCTAATCTACCTCCCAAGTCTACTATTGGGGCTGATCCTAATTTAATAAGTTACACAGAATGGGCAGTATTACATACCAGTTTAGCTGCTGCTGGTCATTGTTTGATGCCTCTTGAGGAAAATTTAATTGACAAAGTTTGGGGTGATGAACAACCTGCACCTACAACTAATGTTGTTTTACCTCAGCCATTGCAATTTTCTGGATGTAGTGCAGGAAAAAAAGTGAAAATGTGTAGAGAAGTAATGAACAAAAACAATGTGAAAGTACTTGTAATCTCAGCTTTAGACGAAGTAGCATACATTCTAAATTTAAGAGGATCTGATATACCTTACAACCCTGTTTTCTTTGCATATATCATTCTTACATTAGACGATTTACACTTATTCATTGATAAAAACAAACTTGCAGAGGAAGCTCAGCAACAATTAATTAGTGAAGAAGTAAATGCAGTTTATCATCCGTATGGAGATATACATGATTTTTTGAGAAAGATTGCAAGTTCATATGCAAATGATGACAAAATATGGATAAGTAATGGTTCTAGTTATGCTTTACATGCTGACTGTGGAGAAGCGAAAAAGCATACAAAAATTACCCCGATAAGCGTTATgaaagcaataaaaaataatactgaAATAGAAGGAATGAAAGCGGCGCACATACGAGATTCAGTTGCACTCATAAAATACTTTGCTTGGTTGGAAGATCAGGTTAAGAATAAGGAAAATACTATCACAGAAATATCTGGAGCGACTCAACTTGAAAAATTTAGACA GGAGCAGGAACATTTTATTGGGCTCAGTTTTCCTACAATATCTTCAGTTGGGCCACATGGAGCAATAATTCATTATCTACCAACACCAAAAACAAATGTGCCAATTACAGACAAAGAAATTTATCTTTGCGATTCTGGTGCACAATATCGAGATGGTACCACAGATGTTACAAGAACATTGCACTTTGGTAATCCAACGAGTTTCGAGCGCGAATGTTTTACAAGAGTATTTAAAGGACAATGTCGCCTTTCATCGACCATTTTTCCTTTAATGATACAGGGAAATTATCTCGATACGCTTGCTCGGGAAAATTTATGGAGTGTTGG TCTTAATTATCTTCACGGTACCGGACATGGAATAGGTTCGTATCTAAATGTTCACGAAGGACCAATTGGTATTTCTTGGAAACCATATCCTGATGATCCAGGTTTACAACCTGGGATGTTTCTATCAAATG AACCAGGATACTATGAGGATGAGAAATTTGGCATTAGgttggaaaatatagaattagTAGTAAAGGCAAACACACCCTACAATCACAAGAATCGTGGCTTTCTTACATTTGAAACTGTTACACTGGTGCCTATACAGACTAAGCTACTTGATGTATCCTTATTAACAGATAATGAG ATTCAATATCTAAATAATTATCATACAAAATGTTTGAATACTCTAAAACCTCTATTACAAGGGCCAGAAAATGCTCAAGCACTCAAGTGGCTAGAGAGAGAAACTAAATctcttataaaataa
- the LOC117166400 gene encoding PRADC1-like protein has product MLMEGIKLLCFYPIIILFNIGILNSIGGGSYINTSIDPDVFFEIIYPPELGYTYKLRPAKDFGAPFNASFLEEGIPLVPNDPPHGCQVAKNAKELKGRIALVERGDCSFFAKSIMAEEAGAKAVIIADYHSSSFDGLIINSIWADYYYIDMIRDDTIPSTKTVNIPAGFLRGMNGKMIRQTLKRLNQPFALINIPVNLTSFHGRRSLFW; this is encoded by the exons ATGTTAATGGAAGGAATAAAATTGCTTTGTTTCTACCCAATTATTATTCTCTTCAACATCGGGATATTGAATAGCATTGGTGGAG GTTCTTACATCAATACAAGTATTGATCCGGATGTGttttttgaaattatatatCCACCGGAATTgggatatacatataaattaaggCCCGCGAAAGATTTTGGAGCACCAttt AATGCAAGTTTTTTGGAGGAAGGAATCCCTTTAGTTCCAAATGACCCTCCTCATGGCTGCCAAGTAGCAAAAAATGCCAAAGAATTAAAAGGTAGAATTGCATTAGTTGAGAGAGGAGACTGTAGTTTCTTTGCTAAAAGTATAATGGCTGAAGAAGCTGGGGCGAAAGCTGTAATCATAGCGGATTATCACTCATCCTCTTTTGATGGATTAATAATCAATTCTATATGGGCTGACTATTATTATATAGACATGATACGCGACGATACTATTCCTTCAACAAAGACAGTAAACATTCCTGCTGGATTTTTGCGCGGTATGAACGGCAAAATGATCCGGCAAACTCTAAAACGATTGAATCAACCATTTGCCTTAATTAATATCCCAGTAAACTTAACCTCTTTTCACGGACGCCGTTCGTTGTTTTGGTGA